CCGCCCCACGGGGGCCCAAATCTGCCCCACAGGAGGCCCCATCCACCCCACAGGCACCATATCTGCCCCACGGGTGCCACATCTGCCCCTCGGGGGCCCAAATCTGCCCCACGGGAGGCCTCAACCACCCCACGGGCGCCACATCCACCTCACGGGGACCCAAATCTGCCCCACGGGAGGCCCCATCCACCCCACAGGCACCATATCTGCCCCAGGGGAGCCCAAATCTGCCCCACGGGAGGCCCCAACCACCCCACGGGTGCCCTATCTGCCCCACGGGAGGCCCCATCCGCCCCATGGGCGCCACATCTGCCCCACGGGTGTCACATCTGCCCCATGGGGCCCCCATCCACCTCACGGGGGCCCAAATCTGCCCCACGGGAGGCCCTAACCGCCCCACAGGAGGCCTCATCCGCATCACCGAAGCCATATCTGCCCCACGGGAGGCCCCATCCGCCCCACGGGCGCCCCCGAGGCCCCCGCGTGGGGCTGTCGCCAGGGCAGGGACCCGCGATACGGAGGGTCGCCACCccccggtgggggtgggggaggagccgcccccgccccccgggccaCCCTGTCTGGGGCCCCTccgggccccgggccccgcgggggctcccgccgcccccggcccggccccgccgcgcgccctgggcccgggccccccgcgccgcccgggccccccaggccccgcccccgccccgcactCACTCCTCAGCCATcgcgccgggcgggggggagggggagggggcgccgccgcgcctgcgcctgcgccgccaCCCCGGGCCCGAGCCCGGCcacgcccccgcgccgcgcctggCCACGCCCCCGAGCCTGGCCacgcccccgcgccgggccgagcgggggccgagcggggcggggggcggagccTGTGCCGCGGGGCGGGCTGTACcactggggcgggcggggggcggagggggtccCTCGCGTGGGGAGGGCGGGCTGTACcactggggcgggcggggggcggagggggtccCGCGCGTGGGGAGGGCGGGCTGTACcactggggcgggcggggggcggagcgGGTCCCGCGCGGGGCTGGGCCGCAGCCGGGGTTGCGGTCAGGCGGGTCCCACGTGGGAGGGGACCCCCCGTTGGGTGGGGTGCCACGGGCGGGTGGGGGCCTGGACATGGGTCTCTGCGGTGGGTGGGGTGCCCCACACAGTGGGAGGTCTGGACATGGGTCCCCCCATTGGCTGGGGTGCCCCAGCTGGGTGGAGGCCCGGACACGGGTCTTCCCATGTGGTCAGCTGCCCCAGGCGGGTGGGGGCCTGGACACGAGTCTACCTGGTGGGTGGGGAGCCCACGCGGGTCACGCACCCCAGTGGGGACCCAGGGCCCatgggccccgcggccgcggcggccggtgGCTCTCAGCCGGGCGGGACCATCGCCTGCCGGCGGAGGGGATCCCGGGGGACGCGGGCGCCTGTGGGCCCGTGGGCCCTGGAACCCCACCGGGGTGCGGGACCCGCGTGGGGCTCCCCACCCACCAGGGCAGGAGCGGGATCTCGGCCCGGAGAGGCGGCGTGGGCGGCCCTGGGCTTCCTGCGGCCctgccgcggcgccgggcaggaagcggctgcgggcggccccgagccgggagcgcggcgggccgcggcggcagcgccgtgccggaggccccggggccgggccgaggccggtCCCGGCAGCGCAGCTCGCTCCCACGCCACCCGCAGCCCCCGCGTCTCGCTCGACCCCTTATCTGATGCCTTTGCCGGCGTCGCCTGCTGAGTCAGGCCAAACCGGCTGCTCCCTCCCCGACCTTCCCAGCCATTGGCTCCGGAGCGCCTGGAAAGGGCTGGCACCGGCCCTGGGCACGCGGATATATCCCGAGGggccgctgccggcccggcccggcccgaccgcccgcggcggccccggcggcgggaggaTGCGCCTCGGGGCGCGGGCgcagctcctctgctgcctcctgctcccccTGCTCCGGCGGGGTAGgggcagccgcgccgccgcctccccgagccccccggccgcTCTGCAgccctcgcgcccgcctctccctCCCGCAGGGCGCGGGCAGCCGGCGGACGCGGACCTGCCGGACGAAGGTGAGGCCGCGGCAGCGCCGTGCGGGGATGGCGCCGGGCCCCGGCAGCGTCGCGGCCCCCTCGGCGGGACCAGCCCGTCTGCCCCGGCAGGAGACgcggccctgcccggcgcggggTCCCGCGGCGCTGACGGGACGGCGCCGTCTCTCCTCCCAGGTCACTACCTCTATCTGGACGAGGACGGTGAGTGGAGGTGCCCGAGCctggcgcggcgcagcgcggtgcagcgcggccgggggctcacgcgccgcctccccgcaggACCGCTGGAGGTGCTGGACGGGCCAGCCCGCTGCCAGGACACCTACCGGGACTGGATCTCCCTGTACTGCTGGGCCCCCTTCCACGCCGCCCTCACGGCCACCCCCGAGGGCAGCCGCTGCCGCTGGGAGCACATCGGCAGGTCGGTCCGACCCCACTGCCGGCACAGCGAGCGCGGCGCTGAGCTCTCTGGCCAGAATGTGTGCAGCCCTGGGCTCTCCGGCCGGAGCGTGCACGGCGCTGGGCTCTCCGGCTGGAGTGTGCACGGCGCTGGGCTCTCCGGCTGGAGTGTGCACGGCGCTGGGCTCTCCGGCTGGAGCGTGCACGGTGCTGGGCTCTCCGGCCGGAGCGTGCACGGCGCTGGGCTCTCCGGCTGGAGCGTGCACGGCGCTGGGCTCTCTGGCCGGAGCGTGCACGGTGCTCAGCTCTCCAGCCAGAGCGTGCACGGCGCTGGGCTCTCTGGCCGGAGCATGCACGGCGCTCAGCTCTCCAGCCAGAGCGTGCACGTGGTGCTGGGTTGCACGCTGCCGGCGCATGGCAGCGGCTGCACGCCTGGCTCGCCGGCGCGGCACGCGGAGAAGGGCTGGGCGCTCGCCGTGGTGAGCGCGTGCTTGAGGCCGGACCGCGGTGGAGCCCCGAGGCCGCCCGGCTCGCCAGcgtcttctcccctctccccgcagCATCTACAGCGAGCTCTCCAACTGCACGGAGCTGCTGGCGGAGGTGCTGGCCTGCCCCTGGCCCAGCCCCACGCTGGAGGCCTTCTTCCTGCAGATCCACGCCGAGTATTTCAgcggctgcgccggggccgggcgcccggggccgggcgggctgccccCGGGGCTGGCCGCGGCGCTGGCCGCCGGGCTCGGCTGCCTGGTCCCGCTGGCGGTGGCCCTCACGCTCAGCGGAGCCGGCAAAGCGGTGCAGAAccggccgggcagcggcccgGCGCCTCCCCGCGCCGAGCAGAACACGAGCctcctccgggccggctccgggaagggcctggagggggacggagggggcagcgggtgaggtggggctggcggGGTCGGGCcgtgccccagccccggccccagccccggccccggcggagggcgCGAccggccggccgccggggccccggggccgggctgacATCACTGGGTGTCTCCCTGGCAAGGGCTCCCGCCGGCGGGCCGGAGGCCGGCTGCAGCCGCTGCGGCCACGGGGAGCGGGATCCGGGGGCCCCGGCCCGTGGTGCGCGCCAGATGCGGCCGCGCTCCGGCCGGAGGTGCCGCCGGGTCCCGCAGCCGCtgggccgccccggccgggcggcgggcggcgggagcgccgcGCAGGGAGGGTCCCCGCCAGCCgccagccgcggccccgcggTTTGCGCTCCGTGAGTCCCGCCGGCCGGCTTTCAGAGGGGAAACGTGGGGCTGcaagcgccggcccggcccgggagcGCCGTGAGCGCGCCGGGTCTCAGCGGGCTCCTGGGGCgagcgcctggcggcggcggcgcgcggggggcggcgggccggggacACGCGGCCGCGGTGGCTCCGCTCCCTCCCCacctgccgccggcccggcccggccgcggggcaggtgcccggcggggccgcgcgcccggGGCCTCCGTCCGCCCCCGCGCGacccgcggccgggcccggccggggacATGACGCTCCCCCGGtccgctccccccgcccggccgccgggctgcctgccctccgcgCGGGAGACGAGGGATTTCACAACCCAGCCCAGACGGGATTACGGAGAAATACACAAGTAAACAAACAGCGGCCCGGCGAAGCGGGAGCCTCTCCCGCCCCGGgcgccggccgcgcgccccggccggTGGGGCGGCAGCGATGCCCgccgggggcccggggcggcggcggggccgcgcgcggccACGCCGACGGGGTCCCGCCGGGAGATCTGCTTTAAAGCAGCGCTGAGCAATCTCATTTTTCACACGTCTCCTGTAGTCAAACTGCCCCTGTCAGAGGAAAGGAGTTGCTTCCTGTTATTTCCATTGAAATACTTGTCCCGGTCGTTAGCCGGCAGCCTTTTGCAGGATGGCACCGCGCGCGCCGACGGGCTccggccggctccgccgccggctcctgctgctgctgctgtggggtaagtgcgggcggccgggcggccccgcgccgccgcctcgcgccgggcggcctccgcacgccgccgggccgggcggccgctccgggggccgggtgggggccgcgggccgccggcctcgccggggcggcgcggggggtcccGGCGCGCGGCCCTCCCTGCCggcgcccctcgccgccgccgcctcggctcaGGACCCTGGGGCGCGGTGGGggaggccgggcgccgcggccgggcgggcgctcCGGCCGTGCCAGGCTGCGGTCAGCGCTTCCTtttcctgccgccgccgcggctccggcccTGGGCGGCCCCGGGacgggcgggcggaggggcgccGGCCTGGCgtcgccgcccggccccgcctgAGCGCGTTCGCACCCCGCGCAGCCGGGCTGGGCCGCGCCGGCGCCCAGGCGGAGGGCTTCGGCCAGGACGCGAGGACGAGCCCGCCGGCGGCCACCTCCAACTGGACGGCTCAGCTCGTGGGTGagtgccggccccgcggccggggctggggctggggttggggttggggtcggggctggggccggggtccAGGCtggggccggggttggggccATGGCCAGGGTTGGggttggggccggggccggggttggggttggggttggagTTGGGGTTGGGGTTGAGGTCGGGGTtggggtcggggctggggtcggggtccaggctggggccggggccggggttggggccATGGCCGGGGTTGGGGTCGGGGTTGGGGccggggttggggttggggttggagttggggttggggttggggttgagGTCGGGGTtggggtcggggctggggtcggggtccaggctggggccggggccggggttggggccATGGTCGGGGTCGGGGTTGGGGccggggttggggttggggttggagTTGAGGTCAGGGTTGGGGTCAGGgttggggctggggccggggttggggtcagggtcagggtcagggccAGGGCCATGATccaggctggggccggggccggggttggggccATGGCCAGGGTTGGGGTTGGGGccggggttggggttggggttggggttggagTTGAGGTCGGGGTTGGGGTCAGGgttggggctggggccggggtcAGGGTCAGGGCCAGGGCCGTGGTccaggctggggccggggccggggctggggccatgGCCGGGGTCGGGGTTGGGGCCGGGGTTGGGGTTGAGGTCAGGGTTGGGGTCAGGGTCAGGGCCAGGGCCGTGGTccaggctggggccggggctggggtcgGGGCTGAGGTTGGGGTTGAGGTCAGGGttggggtcagggtcagggtcagggccggggctggggtcGGGGCGCCCCGCTCAGCGCCGCTCCCTCGCGCAGAGGAGATGTACGTCAACATCACGCAGAGGTGCTGGGAGTTCTTCGTGGAGCTCATGAGGAACGTGACGGCGCCGCAGCTCTGCGAGTGGAAGGTCATCAGCAGGtaggggccggccgcggcgccgccggtgGGACGTCCTGGCAGCCCCTAGGCCCACCAGGCCCGCCAGAGCGAGCCGCTCCCGGGACGGGGCAGAGGAAGCGCCTGACGCGGCGCAGGGATCCCCCGGGCCGCGGGGAAACCTCGCTCCGGGGGGTGGGAAACGCGCCCCGAGCCTGGCCGCGGCGTGCCCCCGGCCCGGgacccccgccgcctccccctgcgGCAGCTCCCCTCCCAGCTCTCTGGCCCGGCGCGGCGGTTGGCAGGGGACCCATCCaggctggggggagcaggggccgGAGGGCGCTGAGGGCTGCACCtcctcccgtcccgtcccgtcccgtccggcaacgccgcccgcagcccgcgccCCGTCTCCCGCAGGCCCTACAGCTTGCTCCAGGCCTGCCTGGAGGACTGGGCTGACCAGCTGAACTACGGCTACCCCAACGCGCTGGCGGAGCAGTACATCTTCCAGAGCCACCACCACTACTTCCAGAACTGCACGCTGCAGCACCAGGTCTTCGACCCGCCCGAGGACGTGCTGCTGGCCATGATCATCGCCCCCATCTGCCTCATCCCCTTCCTCGTCACCCTGGTCATCTGGCGCAGCAAGGACGGCAAGGCGCAGCCCtgagcgccgccggccccggccccggcccgagcctcGGGCGCCGGGGGGTCGGCTCCCGGCGGCGAGGGGGCCTCGCTGCCGCCCGCCAGGCCTCGGGGCTCCGGCCGgcggcccggcgcgccggccctCCCGCAGCGCTCTCCGCCCCCTGCTCGCTGACCCCCCGTCCAGCTCCTGGAGAATAAAGAGCTTCTTTCCCCCCAGCGTCCTCTTCCACCGCTTgggttggtttggggttttttggtttgttgttggtttttttcccccctgcttttgGAGCACAAAAACGGCGCCGCGCGCCGCTCAGCCCCCCGCAGCCCTGCGTCCCGCTGCCGACCCCGGCTTCCCACCCTGCGCGCCGGagccggggcgcggagccgggttaccgggccgggctggggcagaACCGGGCTGTGGGCAGAACCGGAGCTGGGTCAGAACCGGAGCTGGGTCAGAACCGGAGCCGGGGCAGAACCAGGCTGGGGGCAGAACCGGAGCTGGGTCAGAACCGGAGCCGGGGCAGAACCGGAGCCGGGGCAGAACCAGGCTGGGGGCAGAACCGGAGCTGGGGCAGAACCGGAGCTGGGGCAGAACCGGAGCCGGGGCAGAACCAGGCTGGGGGCAGAACCAGGCTGGGGGCAGAACCGGAGCCGGGGCAGAACCGGAGCCGGGGCAGAACCGGAGCCGGGGCAGAACCGGAGCTGGGGGCAGAACCGGGCTGCGGGCAGAACCGGAGCCGGGGCAGAACCGGGCTGGGGCAGAACCGGGCTGGGGCAGAACCGGAGCCGGGGGCAGAACCGGAGCCGGGGCAGAACCGGAGCCGGGGCAGAACCGGAGCTGGGGGCAGAACCGGAGCCGGGGCAGAACCGGAGCCGGGGGCAGAACCGGAGCCGGGGGCAGAACCGGAGCTGGGGGCAGAACCGGAGCTGGGGCAGAACCGGAGCTGGGGGCAGAACCGGGCTGCGGGCAGAACCGGAGCCGGGGCAGAACCGGAGCCGGGGGCAGAACCGGGCTGCGGGCAGAACCGGAGCCGGGGCAGAACCGGGCTGGGGGCAGAACCGAGCCGGGGGCAGAACCAGAGCCGGGGCAGAACCAGAGCTGGGGCAGAACCGGAGCTGGGGGCAGAACCGGAGCTGGGGCAGAACCGGAGCCGCGGCAGAACCGGAGCCGGGGGCAGAACCGGGCTGGGGGCAGAACCGGAGCCGGGGCAGAACTGGAGCTGGGGGCAGAACCGGGCTGGGGGCAGAACCGGAGCCGGGGGCAGAACCGGAGCCGGGGCAGAACTGGAGCTGGGGTAGAACCGGAACCGTGGCAGAACTGGGCTGGGGGCAGAACCggagccggggcagagctggagctggggtagagctggagctggggtagaaccggagccggagccggggcagagctgggctgggggcagaaccggagccggggcagagctgggggcggaaCCGGAGCCGGAACCggagccggggcagagctgggctggggtaCAACCAGAGCCGGGCTGGGGGCAGAACCGGAGCCGGAACCggagccggggcagagctgggctggggtaCAACCAGAGCCGGGCTGGGGGCAGAACCGGAGCCGGAACCggagccggggcagagctgggctggggtaGAACCAGAGCCGGGCTGGGGGCAGAACCggagccggggcagagctgggctggggtaCAACCAGAGCCGGGCTGGGGACAGAACCGGAGCCGGAACCggagccggggcagagctgggctggggtaGAACCAGAGCCGGGCTGGGGGCAGAACCGGAGCCGGAACCggagccggggcagagctgggctggggtaGAACCAGAGCCGGGCTGGGGGCAGAACCGGAGCCGGGTCGGAGGGAGCGCGAAGGCAGAGGCGGCCCCGGgacggagccgggccgggcggggacagagcgggggccggggcggagcgggggcagagccgggccagggggagggcgagggcagaggcggccccgggccggggccggagccggggccggggccagggccgggccgggggcggacAGCGGGCGGACAGCGGacccccgggccggggcgggcggtgctgggccgggccccgccccgcggcgggcggcggcggcggcggcggcgggtcgggcGGGCCGGaagcgcgcggcggcggctccgggcggcggttccgggcggcggcggcggcggctccgggcggcgATGAGCTTCGCGTGGCCCTGGCAGTACAGCTTCCCGCCCTTCTTCACGTGAGTCCCGGCCCCCCGACCCCCCGCTCCCCTGGGgcccccgggccccgcggcggcggccggtgaCGCGCGGGCGTTGCAGGCTGCAGCCCAACGGCGACACGCGGCGGAAGCAGCTGGCCGCCTGGTGCGCGCTGGTGCTGGGCTACtgccggcggcagcggctgcaGGCCGTGACGCTGCGCGAGGCGCTCGACGGGCCGCTCTTCGCCAACCACCGCCTCCAGCGTATCCTtcgcccccccgggacccccgggaccccgaGACCCCCGGGACCCGCCCGCCTGGTGCCCCGAGACCCCCGGGACCTGCCCGCCTGGTGCCCTGAGACCCCCGGGACCCgccaccctgagaccccccctGGACCCGCCTGCCCGGGACCCCCGAGACCCCCGGGACCCACCACCCTGAGACCCCCGGGACCTGCCCGCCTGGTGCCCCGAGACCCCCGGGACCCGCCACCCTGAGACCCCCGGGACCTGCCCGCCTGGTGCCCCGAGACCCCCGGGACCCGCCACCCTGAGACCCCCGGGACCCGCCCGCCTggtgccccgggacccccgggacctGCCCGCCTGGTGCCCTGAGACCCCCGGGACCCgccaccctgagaccccccctGGACCCGCCTGCCCGAGACCCCCGGGACCCGCCACCCTGAGACCCCCAGGACCCGCCCACCTGGTGCCCCGAGACCCCCGGGACCCaccaccccgggacccccggcaccccaaGACACCCCAGGACCCTGAGACCCCCGGGACCTGCCACCCTGAGACCCCCGGGACCCACCCGCCTGGTGCCCCGAGACCCCCGGGACCCgccaccctgagaccccccaGGACCCGCCCGCCTGGTGCCCCGGGACCCCTGGGACCCACCTGCCTGGTGCCCTGAGACCCCTGGGACCCACCCAccaccccgagaccccccccggacccgCCTGCCCGGGACCCCCGAGACCCCCGGGACCCGCCACCCTGAGACCCCCAGGACCCGCCCACCTGGTGCCCCGAGACCCCCGGGACCCaccaccccgggacccccggcaccccaaGACACCCCAGGACCTGCCACCCTGAGACCCCCGGGACCCACCCGCCTGGTGCCCCGAGACCCCCGGGACCCgccaccctgagaccccccaGGACCCGCCCGCCTGGTGCCCCGGGACCCCTGGGACCCACCTGCCTGGTGCCCCGGGACCCCTGGGACCCACCTGCCTGGTGCCCTGAGACCCCTGGGACCCACCCAccaccccgagaccccccccggacccgCCTGCCCGGGACCCCCGAGACCCCCGGGACCCGCCACCCTGAGACCCCCAGGACCCGCCCACCTGGTGCCCCGAGACCCCCGGGACCCaccaccccgggacccccggcaccccaaGACACCCCAGGACCTGCCACCCTGAGACCCCCGGGACCCACCCGCCTGGTGCCCCGAGACCCCCGGGACCCgccaccctgagaccccccaGGACCCGCCCGCCTGGTGCCCCGGGACCCCTGGGACCCACCTGCCTGGTGCCCTGAGACCCCTGGGACCCACCCAccaccccgagaccccccccggacccgCCTGCCCGGGACCCCCGAGACCCCCGGGACCCGCCACCCTGAGACCCCCAGGACCCGCCCACCTGGTGCCCCGAGACCCCCGGGACC
The sequence above is a segment of the Struthio camelus isolate bStrCam1 chromosome 25, bStrCam1.hap1, whole genome shotgun sequence genome. Coding sequences within it:
- the RAMP2 gene encoding receptor activity-modifying protein 2 isoform X1 codes for the protein MTLPRSAPPARPPGCLPSARETRDFTTQPRRDYGEIHNQTAPVRGKELLPVISIEILVPVVSRQPFAGWHRARRRAPAGSAAGSCCCCCGPGWAAPAPRRRASARTRGRARRRPPPTGRLSSWRCWEFFVELMRNVTAPQLCEWKVISRPYSLLQACLEDWADQLNYGYPNALAEQYIFQSHHHYFQNCTLQHQVFDPPEDVLLAMIIAPICLIPFLVTLVIWRSKDGKAQP
- the RAMP2 gene encoding receptor activity-modifying protein 2 isoform X2 — translated: MAPRAPTGSGRLRRRLLLLLLWAGLGRAGAQAEGFGQDARTSPPAATSNWTAQLVEEMYVNITQRCWEFFVELMRNVTAPQLCEWKVISRPYSLLQACLEDWADQLNYGYPNALAEQYIFQSHHHYFQNCTLQHQVFDPPEDVLLAMIIAPICLIPFLVTLVIWRSKDGKAQP